The region TAATCGATCCGCGAGCGAAAGCCGTCAGCGATGTACAGATTGCCGTTGTTGTCGTACGCACAGCGAAAGCTCGCCGTGTAATCAGCCGAAGTTTTTGTCGAGATCGCCAGATCATAACCGCGTTTCCAACTCAATCCATTCGGCGCCGCATCGACAATATTCTTGAACCACTCACGCTTAAACTGAGAGCCCTCAGCCGGAGCAGGCCGCTGCTGATAAAGCGCCGAAAAAGAATACGTCCCTAATTTTTTCTGATACTTCAAAAGCGTCTTCACCGGAAACAACTGCGGACAGAGAGCTTCGCCGGGCTTACGACGTAAAGCGTCAAGGGATGAGGGAGGAAGGCTGAGGGATGAATCCGGAGTTTGCTTTTCATCCTTCATCCCTCCGCCCTCATCCTTTTCTTCCGGCTCCGCAAGAGCTGGAAGAGAAACCACTTCCCACTGCTCGCCGCCGTCGTTCATCTCTTTCAATAATCTGCCGGCGAGGTCGTCTTCGTGCCAGCGCGTTTGGATCAGGATGATCGCGGCGTTTGGTTCCATACGCGTGTAGATGTCGTCATTGAACCAATCCCAAACGCGATCGCGATCAGTCGCCGACTCGGCCTTAGCACGATTCTTTATCGGATCGTCGATGACAATAAGCCCCGCACCAAACCCCGCAATACCGCCGCTACACCGACCGCACGCACAACACCGCCGCCCGGCGTTTCCCACTCGCTTGTAGTGTTAAGCAATCCGCCCTTTGGGTTTTGTCCGCTTGCCGAGCGGAAAGGCTCTGCCTTTCCGTCCGTCTCCGATAATTGATCTGGGGCTATGCCCTCATCGGAGGAGCAGCCTCCTGAACTTTCGTGGGCATCTTCGGAAAGGCTGAGCATTTCCGCACTGCGATCCGGCTGAGCCGCCGTTTGCACTATCCGCTTTACCCACCTGGAAAATCTATCTGCGAGCTTTTGATTGTAACTTCCAAGAATTACATTCAACCGCTGGTCCTGCAACAGCCGCCAAGCCGTATATCGCACCGTGATCAACTCCGTCTTGCCATGCCGTGGCGGCATAAAGACCATCAGCCGCTTACATTTCCCCGAAGTAACCGCTGCAAGCTTCTTATAAATGTAACGCTGATAATCCCAGTTCCACGTCAGCTCCGGCGAAGCCTCACCAAGCCAAAGCTCAAATTTCCCCCGCCTCTCGCGTGTCTTTTTAGTTATAGGTTCGTTTGTTGAAGAAAATTCCGTTGTATCTGTGTTCGCATCGTGTGATATTTTTTGTGTCATGTGATTTATTTGTGTTTAGTGTTTTTAAAATAAAGAAATAGCATGAGAGAGTGTATGTGTCAAGTGTGCAACGAGATTAAGAGTCAGGTCAAGAGATTGAACGCGGATAAAACTGATTTGGCGGATCCACACGAATTGACTGGTTCATACAAATTGTTTTAAATTATTGACCGCTCGGCAAACTCAATGGATAAGTTAAAACACTCCGATATAACCGGGGCGATCATTAGATCTTTCTATACTGTTTACAATTCGCTTGGTTATGGTTTTTTGGAAAAGGTGTACGAGAACGCACTTTTGATAGAGTTGCGCGAAGTTGGCTTAATAGTCGAACAGCAGAAACCGATCAATGTTTTTTATAAAGACCAACTAGTAGGTGAATATTTTGCCGATTTGATCGTTTCAAACACGGTGATCGTCGAACTAAAAACGGCCGTTACGATCTCTCGCTCTCACGAAGCCCAACTTCTAAACTATCTTCGAGCAACGGATATCGAAGTCGGTCTTCTCTTAAATTTTGGCCCAACCGCCGAATACAAACGAAAGATCTTCGACAACGAACCAACCAGCATTTAATAGAACACCGATTCAACGGATACGACGGATATACACAGATTTGAATCTCGTTTTCAGATCCGTCCTGATCAGTTCTATCCGTTCCATCCGCGTTCCATGTCTTTTGTTATAGAACACAGATTCAACGGATACGACGGATATACACAGATTTGAATCTCGTTTTCAGATCCGTCTTGATCCGTTCTATCCGTTTGATCCGCGTTCTATGTCTTTTGTTATAGAACACAGATTCAACGGATACGACGGATATACACAGATTTGAATCTCGTTTTCAGATCCGTCCTGATCCGTTCTATCCGTTCCATCCGCGTTCTATGTCTTTTGTTATAGAACACAGATTCAACGGATACGACGGATATACACAGATTTGAATCTCGTTTTCAGATCCGTCCTGATCAGTTCTATCCGTTCCATCCGCGTTCTATGTCTTTTGCGACGCCGTCATGCAAAGCCTCTACGCCAATAACCCCGGCAAACGAGCCGCCAGGAACTCCGCCTCCCACGTAGAACGCGCCCCCCAAAAAGCCAAACCACCAACGCTAACACCAGAAGAAGATGATGAATAATCACCAACAAGAAAGGACGGCTCCCCGCCGTCCTTTCTCTTCAATTAATGGCAGGCCTGATCCGGTTCCTTGGTGAGGCGCACATGTAAATAATAAGGTTTCAAAAAATAAAAAAATAATTTGCAAACGCCGTGATCTTAACCGGCTTCCCGAAGATGATTGTTGGCTTATACTGAGCTTGTTTTAAAGACGCCATTGCACTTCTTACCAAAAGAGGATGTCCGCATATAGCTTTTGCGTCTATTACTTTTCCTTTTTCGTCGATAATTATCTTGAGAACGACAGGGCCTTGAGCTCGATCTAATTTTGCTTCTGCCGGATAAGCCGGTTTAGGCCAGCTGATTTGTTTGTCCGCCATGAAATTTGTCGAGTCCTCACTGTTCCAAAATTTATTTTCCGCATCATCAAAATCAAATTTATTATCAAGTTTGTACAGGCGCTTTTGAATTTCCTTTGACTTTGTTACATTTTTTATCCCGGTCAGTAAACATACATAACGATCAAGAGAATTGATCAAAGTTGAGTCGTTTTTACCTGGCAGCTTTTCCAGAACACTTATATATCTGTCATAGGTGGCTTCCGTTTCTTTGTTCATTTTTTTCGCCAGTTGCACTTCGGCAAGATTGCGTAATGCAGCAGCTACCAATTCATTGTCGGAACCTAAAGCTTTTTCGCGCAATGCTAAAGCACGTTCGGCGAGCGGAAGCGCTTCGTCGTATTTGCCGGACTTATATAATTTTACAACTTTCGCGCTCAACTGTTCGGCCTCCACCAACTCTGGAGACTGAGCAGACGTTTGTGCCCTCAAATTAAAGGCTGTGAGGAAAATGATTAATAATAGACAACACTTCATACTCTTCTCTCTCCAAAAGTTTATTCAAGGGATTTGCTACGGAAAAAGTAACACTAACCGTTTGGCTTGGCAAGAGGCTAATACTTGCGGTTCTGGTTGCGGTCGTGTTGTTCGAGTGTGTATTGAATATCTTCCCTCTCCTTGTCGGTGAGGTCGCAGAATTTGAGAAGAAAGCTGCCAAGCTGTTGAACGGTGCGGCCAAGAGCGACGTAATGATCTTCGCCTTGAGCATCGGCAAGCTCCCGCGTCTTCGCCAGTGTGCGTTCGACGCTTGTTCTGAAATGCTTTGTCACCCGAAGGGCAAATAGCCACGCTCGTTTACGGCGTGGTTAAGATTGCAAGAATTGATCCAAAGGGCGTTTTAACGTCCTTATCAAATCCGGGCTTTAGCTGTCTTGTTCGGTGAGTTTTGTGAGGGTAGCTGGAAAGGACGTTAAAACGCCCTTTGAGAACTGTATTGATTTCAATCCCACGCCCTGAAGGACGTGGCTATTTGCCCTGACGGGAAAGCGGCCGGAAAGTCCAATTTCACCGGCGGCCGATGTTGATCGTGTTTTTTAGCCAGAGGAACATTGTTCCTTCGGTGTTGAACTCGATGTCGTTAAATAGTACAGTGCTCTCGAAGCGGATCTTGTGATGCCTGCAAAAGGGCTGGATGTTGATGCGGCGCGTGCTGCCTTGGCTGTGGAGTTTTACCGCAAAGGCGTTCCGATGCCGCACGTCAGTCGGTTTGAGCGCGATCACGAGCTCGTTCTCGTCGTGAAACAGCTTCACCGCAGCAGGGCTGCCAAATGTTTCGAAAGCCAGTTTGTTCAGGTACAGCACGCCACGCTTATCTAATGTCACACGCGGTTCTTCAAGTCTCACTCGGTTCGGGGTGCCTTTGAATTCTTCCAGTCTCAAATTTTTCATTTAATACAAATAGCACAAGTGCGGATATGTGTCAAGCGTGCAACAAATGATATCTTTGCGTCTTTGCGACTTGGCGGGAGACAAACCGTTTTCCCGCAAAGCCGCAAAGACCGCAAAGTGTCTCGACGAGAGGATATGTTGACAAATCTGGCGAGAGCAGAGCTTCACGACGCAAAAACGAAATGATGTAGTGGATGGTCGCGGTCAAAACTGACGAAAGCCTATCGTAAAATTGGTCAAAAAAGAGATTTTTCCCGATGGCTTTTTGGGTGTCTCCGATGGCTTTTTGGGGGTCGTCCGATGGCTTTTTGGCGTTCTTCGATGGCATCCATACTGTAGATCGGCTTTCCTTTGCGTTCTTTGCGTCTTGGCGGGAAAACTTCTCCCGCAAAGCCGCAAAGCACGCAAAGAGGGAAGAAAAATCCTGAAAGATTACGATCCATTCGCCTATAATTTAAACTTGACAACAACACACTCAAGTATTATCATTTTCATACGCTCACATCATTGGATTTATATTTGAGCATTCGCAATCATAGTTTTTGGAGATTAAATATATGGGCAAAATTATTGGGATCGATCTGGGAACGACTAATTCGGTCGTGGCCGTTATGGAAGGCGGCGAGCCCGTCGTTATTACAAATTCTGAGGGCGGACGCACTACTCCGTCGGTCGTAGCGTTCGGAAAAGACGGCAATCGTCTTGTCGGCCAGGTCGCCAAGCGTCAGGCTGTTACCAACCCGGAAAACACGCTTTATTCGATCAAACGGTTTATGGGCCGCAAGTTTGACGAGGTCTCTGACGAGATCAAACAGGTGCCCTATAAGGTCGAAAAGACCTCGAATGGCGACGTCCGCATCAATGCGGACGGCAAGCAGTACAGCCCGCCTGAGATCGCGGCAATGGTGCTGCAGAAATTAAAGCAGTCGGCCGAAGATTATCTTGGCTCGACCGTCGAACAGGCTGTAATTACTGTGCCTGCGTACTTTAACGACGCACAGCGTCAGGCTACGAAGGACGCCGGTAAAGTTGCCGGACTCGAGGTCCTGCGTATCGTCAACGAGCCGACGGCGGCCGCTTTGGCGTATGGTCTGGACAAGAAAAAGGACGAAATTATCGCGGTTTTTGACTTTGGCGGCGGTACGTTCGATATCTCGGTCCTCGAGGTCGGCGAAGGCGTGGTCGAGGTAAAATCGACCAACGGCGACACGCACCTCGGTGGAGATGACGTTGACGAGGTCCTGGTCGCGTGGATCATTGACGAGTTCAAAAAAGACCAGGGAATCGACCTTCACAACGATAAAATGGCCCTTCAAAGGCTTAAAGAAGCCGGTGAAAAGGCCAAGGTCGAGCTTTCAAACGCTTTAGAAACCGAGATCAACCTGCCGTTCATCACGGCGGATGCTTCGGGGCCGAAACACCTCGTGATGAAGCTCACGCGTTCGAAATTTGAACAGCTCGTCGAGCCGATACTCAAACGCTTGATGCCGCCTGTCGAACAGGCCATCAAAGACGCCGGTTTGACGCCGAAAGAGATCGAAGAGATCGTGCTGGTCGGCGGTTCGACGCGTATTCCAAAGGTCCAGGAAATGGTCAAAGCATACTTCGGCAAGGAACCAAACAAATCGGTCAACCCGGACGAAGTCGTAGCCCTCGGAGCAGCGGTCCAGGCCGGTGTTTTGGGCGGCGAGAAGACGGACATTCTTTTATTGGATGTCACGCCTCTGTCGCTTGGAATCGAGACTTTGGGTGGTGTTTCGACGCCGATGATCCAGAAGAACACGACAATCCCGACGCGAAAGAGCGAGATCTTCTCGACAGCTTCGGACAATCAAACTTCCGTCGAGGTCCACGTCATTCAGGGCGAACGACCGCTTGCCGCGGACAACAAGACGCTGGGCAAATTCCACCTCGTCGGCATTCCGCCT is a window of Chloracidobacterium sp. DNA encoding:
- a CDS encoding TonB family protein; protein product: MKCCLLLIIFLTAFNLRAQTSAQSPELVEAEQLSAKVVKLYKSGKYDEALPLAERALALREKALGSDNELVAAALRNLAEVQLAKKMNKETEATYDRYISVLEKLPGKNDSTLINSLDRYVCLLTGIKNVTKSKEIQKRLYKLDNKFDFDDAENKFWNSEDSTNFMADKQISWPKPAYPAEAKLDRAQGPVVLKIIIDEKGKVIDAKAICGHPLLVRSAMASLKQAQYKPTIIFGKPVKITAFANYFFIF
- the terL gene encoding phage terminase large subunit — its product is MGNAGRRCCACGRCSGGIAGFGAGLIVIDDPIKNRAKAESATDRDRVWDWFNDDIYTRMEPNAAIILIQTRWHEDDLAGRLLKEMNDGGEQWEVVSLPALAEPEEKDEGGGMKDEKQTPDSSLSLPPSSLDALRRKPGEALCPQLFPVKTLLKYQKKLGTYSFSALYQQRPAPAEGSQFKREWFKNIVDAAPNGLSWKRGYDLAISTKTSADYTASFRCAYDNNGNLYIADGFRSRIDYPEQRRYIVARMNEELDTEHGIESAMHGKAVVQELRTDWNVRQFAFREVSVAGDKLTRALTWLNLAEEGKLFLVRGPWIDAFIDEIVRFPTGRHDDQIDAVSVAVQMLGEFKKRYLSMGF
- a CDS encoding GxxExxY protein, producing the protein MDKLKHSDITGAIIRSFYTVYNSLGYGFLEKVYENALLIELREVGLIVEQQKPINVFYKDQLVGEYFADLIVSNTVIVELKTAVTISRSHEAQLLNYLRATDIEVGLLLNFGPTAEYKRKIFDNEPTSI
- the dnaK gene encoding molecular chaperone DnaK, producing MGKIIGIDLGTTNSVVAVMEGGEPVVITNSEGGRTTPSVVAFGKDGNRLVGQVAKRQAVTNPENTLYSIKRFMGRKFDEVSDEIKQVPYKVEKTSNGDVRINADGKQYSPPEIAAMVLQKLKQSAEDYLGSTVEQAVITVPAYFNDAQRQATKDAGKVAGLEVLRIVNEPTAAALAYGLDKKKDEIIAVFDFGGGTFDISVLEVGEGVVEVKSTNGDTHLGGDDVDEVLVAWIIDEFKKDQGIDLHNDKMALQRLKEAGEKAKVELSNALETEINLPFITADASGPKHLVMKLTRSKFEQLVEPILKRLMPPVEQAIKDAGLTPKEIEEIVLVGGSTRIPKVQEMVKAYFGKEPNKSVNPDEVVALGAAVQAGVLGGEKTDILLLDVTPLSLGIETLGGVSTPMIQKNTTIPTRKSEIFSTASDNQTSVEVHVIQGERPLAADNKTLGKFHLVGIPPAPRGVPQVEVTFDIDANGIVNVSAKDVGTGREQKITITSSSGLSKEEIDKMMKDAESHAGEDEKRKAEIEARNRLDGLVYSVEKTFAENKDKLDAAAASELEAAIADSKTALGGQDVDAMNNAFERLQTSSHKLAEALYSQTPPPEGVAEEQASSASASGDGGSASSSDDGDVIDAEYVDVDESDSEKK